ACTGTTTAAGTTCATCTTCAATTCTGACGGGGAGAATTTCTTTGGCGATTTCAGTGCCCATAAGAAGCCTGTTCCTTGTTTTGCGACAATCTACAGATTAAGCCTATTATGATACCACAAAACAGATAAACAAGCTGTATTTTGACAATAAAAATGCCTTAATTTTTAAGGCATTTTTATAACAAGATAAAACAAATTAATAACTAGCTTTTACAGGCTATTCGCCTATCAGGTCTTGATAATCTTGAGCCTTTAATAATTGCTCAACTTCCACAATAGAAGCAGGTAATATTTTATATATCCATGCGGTATAAGGATCATCATTAATTAATTCTGGACTATCACTTAATTGCTCATTGACGTCAACGACTTTGCCTGCCACAGGTGCATAAATATCAGAGCTTGTTTTAACAGACTCTATCATACCAATTTGCTGTCCCTGTTGGTAATGCATACCATCTTCTGGTAGTTCTACAAATACGATATCCCCTAAAGAGTTTTGGGCATAATCAGTAATCCCTACCATTAAAATATCATCCTCTAACACCCCTACCCAAGAATGGCCTTCTGTATAACGTAAAATTTTAGGGATATTGCTCATGTTTAACCTATTCCTTTTAAATAATTAAATTAAAATTTTACCATGCCAAACGAATCGTGGGGGAACAACTCTTACAGGGCACCATTTGCCTTTAATCTCCACTTCAGCTCTTGCGCC
This portion of the Entomomonas sp. E2T0 genome encodes:
- the gcvH gene encoding glycine cleavage system protein GcvH; the protein is MSNIPKILRYTEGHSWVGVLEDDILMVGITDYAQNSLGDIVFVELPEDGMHYQQGQQIGMIESVKTSSDIYAPVAGKVVDVNEQLSDSPELINDDPYTAWIYKILPASIVEVEQLLKAQDYQDLIGE